In the genome of Pseudomonas sp. P5_109, one region contains:
- a CDS encoding ribose-phosphate pyrophosphokinase: MSKMMVFTGNANPDLARRVVRQLHIPLGDISVGKFSDGEITAEINENVRGKDVFIIQPTCAPTNDNLMELVVMADAFRRSSATRITAVIPYFGYARQDRRPRSARVAISAKVVADMLTVVGIDRVLTVDLHADQIQGFFDIPVDNIYGSPVLVDDIEDQRFENLMIVSPDIGGVVRARAVAKSLGVDLGIIDKRREKANHSEVMHIIGDVEGRTCILVDDMVDTAGTLCHAAKALKEHGAAKVFAYCTHPVLSGRAIENIENSVLDELVVTNTIPLSAAAQACARIRQLDIAPVVAEAVRRISNEESISAMFR, from the coding sequence GTGTCCAAGATGATGGTCTTTACGGGGAACGCTAACCCCGATCTGGCTCGGCGTGTCGTACGTCAGCTGCATATCCCTCTCGGTGACATTTCTGTCGGTAAATTTTCCGACGGCGAAATTACAGCCGAGATCAATGAAAACGTCCGCGGTAAAGACGTCTTCATTATTCAGCCGACTTGCGCTCCGACCAACGATAACCTGATGGAACTGGTAGTGATGGCTGATGCCTTCCGCCGCTCCTCGGCTACTCGTATCACTGCTGTTATTCCTTACTTTGGTTATGCCCGTCAGGATCGCCGTCCGCGTTCCGCACGTGTGGCTATCAGCGCGAAAGTCGTCGCTGACATGCTTACCGTAGTCGGCATCGATCGTGTTCTCACGGTTGATCTGCATGCTGACCAAATCCAGGGTTTCTTCGATATTCCGGTAGATAACATCTACGGCTCCCCGGTTCTGGTGGATGACATCGAAGATCAGCGCTTCGAAAACCTGATGATCGTGTCCCCGGACATTGGTGGCGTCGTGCGTGCACGTGCCGTTGCCAAATCCCTGGGCGTGGATCTCGGGATCATCGACAAACGCCGTGAGAAAGCCAATCACTCTGAAGTGATGCATATCATCGGTGATGTCGAAGGGCGTACCTGTATTCTGGTCGATGACATGGTCGATACCGCCGGCACCCTGTGCCACGCGGCGAAGGCCCTGAAAGAGCATGGCGCTGCCAAGGTTTTCGCCTACTGCACGCACCCTGTGCTGTCGGGTCGGGCGATCGAAAACATTGAAAATTCCGTGCTGGACGAGTTGGTGGTCACTAACACCATTCCTCTGTCCGCTGCAGCACAAGCCTGTGCGCGTATCCGCCAACTGGATATCGCACCGGTAGTTGCCGAGGCGGTCCGCCGCATCAGCAATGAAGAATCGATCAGCGCGATGTTCCGCTAA
- a CDS encoding 50S ribosomal protein L25/general stress protein Ctc yields MNDFTLNAEVRSDLGKGASRRLRRLASLVPAVVYGGDKAPESISMLAKEVAKLLENEAAYSHIIELNVGGTKQNVVIKALQRHPAKGHVMHADFVRVVAGQKLTAIVPVHFINEEAPIKKGGEISHVTSEIEVSCLPKDLPEFIEVDLANAEIGAIIHLSDLKAPKGVEFVALAHGDDKAVANVHAPRVAPEAAEGAAE; encoded by the coding sequence ATGAACGATTTTACCCTGAATGCTGAAGTGCGTTCCGACCTGGGGAAAGGTGCGAGCCGCCGCCTGCGTCGTCTCGCAAGCCTGGTTCCAGCTGTAGTTTACGGTGGCGACAAAGCCCCTGAATCCATCAGCATGCTGGCCAAAGAAGTTGCCAAACTGCTCGAAAACGAAGCGGCTTACAGCCACATCATCGAGCTGAACGTTGGTGGCACCAAGCAGAACGTCGTGATCAAAGCCCTGCAGCGTCACCCGGCCAAAGGCCACGTGATGCACGCTGACTTCGTACGCGTAGTAGCTGGCCAGAAACTGACCGCTATCGTTCCAGTGCACTTCATCAACGAAGAAGCACCGATCAAGAAAGGCGGCGAAATCTCGCACGTTACTTCGGAAATCGAAGTTTCCTGCCTGCCGAAAGACCTGCCTGAATTCATCGAAGTCGACCTGGCTAACGCCGAAATCGGCGCGATCATTCACCTGTCGGACCTCAAAGCTCCTAAAGGCGTTGAATTCGTTGCTCTGGCACACGGCGATGACAAGGCTGTTGCCAACGTCCACGCTCCACGTGTTGCTCCAGAAGCTGCAGAAGGCGCTGCAGAGTAA
- the pth gene encoding aminoacyl-tRNA hydrolase: protein MTAIKLIVGLGNPGAEYEQTRHNAGALFVERIANAQGVNLVADRKYFGLTGRYSHQGQDVRLLIPTTYMNRSGQAVAALAGFFRIKPEEILVAHDELDLPPGVAKLKQGGGHGGHNGLRDIIAQLGNQNTFHRLRLGIGHPGVASMVSNFVLGRAPRAEQEKLDASIDFALGVLPDILAGEWNRAMKNLHSQKA, encoded by the coding sequence GTGACTGCCATCAAACTGATCGTTGGCCTGGGAAATCCAGGCGCTGAATACGAACAGACCCGGCATAACGCAGGGGCCCTTTTTGTTGAGCGCATCGCGAACGCACAAGGCGTGAACCTTGTGGCGGATCGCAAGTATTTCGGCCTGACCGGTCGCTATTCGCATCAGGGTCAGGATGTTCGTCTGCTGATTCCCACCACGTACATGAACCGTAGCGGCCAGGCCGTAGCGGCACTCGCCGGTTTCTTCCGCATCAAGCCTGAAGAAATCCTCGTGGCGCACGACGAACTCGACCTGCCACCCGGCGTTGCCAAGCTCAAGCAGGGCGGCGGCCATGGCGGTCACAACGGGTTGCGCGACATCATTGCGCAACTGGGCAATCAGAATACCTTTCATCGCCTGCGGCTTGGCATTGGCCACCCGGGCGTTGCCAGTATGGTTTCAAATTTCGTCCTGGGTCGTGCGCCACGCGCCGAACAGGAAAAACTCGATGCCAGCATCGACTTTGCCCTCGGCGTGCTGCCGGATATCCTCGCCGGGGAATGGAACCGCGCGATGAAAAACCTGCACAGCCAGAAGGCCTGA
- the ychF gene encoding redox-regulated ATPase YchF produces MGFNCGIVGLPNVGKSTLFNALTKSGIAAENFPFCTIEPNSGIVPMPDPRLDALAAIVNPKRILPTTMEFVDIAGLVAGASKGEGLGNKFLANIRETDAIAHVVRCFEDENVIHVSNSVDPKRDIEIIDLELIFADLDSCEKQLQKVARNAKGGDKDAVVQKGLLEQLIAHFTEGKPARSLMKNMGTDEKAVIKGFHLLTTKPVMYIANVAEDGFENNPHLDVVRAIAEEEGAMVVPVCNKIEAEIAELDDGEEKDMFLEALGLEEPGLNRVIRAGYEMLHLQTYFTAGVEEVRAWTVRVGATAPQAAGVIHTDFEKGFIRAEVIAYNDFIQYKGEAGTKEAGKWRLEGKDYIVKDGDVMHFRFNV; encoded by the coding sequence ATGGGATTCAATTGCGGCATCGTCGGCCTGCCTAACGTCGGCAAGTCCACCCTGTTCAACGCCCTGACCAAATCCGGGATCGCGGCCGAGAACTTCCCCTTCTGCACCATCGAGCCGAACAGCGGTATCGTGCCGATGCCGGATCCGCGCCTGGATGCCCTGGCGGCCATCGTCAATCCAAAGCGCATCCTGCCGACCACCATGGAATTCGTCGACATCGCGGGCCTGGTTGCCGGCGCGTCGAAAGGTGAAGGCCTGGGTAACAAGTTTTTGGCCAACATCCGTGAAACCGATGCCATCGCCCACGTAGTCCGCTGCTTCGAAGACGAGAACGTGATTCACGTCTCCAACAGCGTCGACCCGAAACGCGACATCGAAATCATCGACCTGGAACTGATCTTCGCCGACCTCGACAGCTGCGAGAAGCAACTGCAGAAAGTCGCGCGCAACGCCAAGGGCGGTGACAAGGACGCAGTGGTCCAGAAAGGCCTGCTGGAGCAACTGATCGCTCACTTCACCGAAGGCAAGCCGGCGCGCAGCCTGATGAAGAACATGGGCACCGACGAGAAGGCGGTGATCAAGGGCTTCCACCTGCTGACCACCAAGCCGGTCATGTACATCGCCAACGTCGCTGAAGACGGCTTCGAGAACAACCCGCACCTGGACGTTGTGCGCGCCATCGCCGAAGAAGAAGGCGCCATGGTTGTACCGGTGTGCAACAAGATCGAAGCGGAAATCGCCGAGCTCGATGACGGCGAAGAGAAAGACATGTTCCTCGAAGCCCTGGGCCTCGAAGAGCCTGGCCTGAACCGCGTGATCCGCGCCGGCTACGAAATGCTGCACCTGCAGACCTACTTCACCGCCGGTGTCGAAGAAGTCCGCGCCTGGACCGTCCGCGTCGGTGCCACCGCACCACAAGCCGCTGGCGTGATCCACACCGATTTCGAAAAAGGCTTCATCCGCGCCGAAGTGATCGCCTACAACGACTTCATCCAGTACAAGGGCGAAGCCGGTACCAAGGAAGCCGGTAAATGGCGCCTGGAAGGCAAGGACTACATCGTTAAAGACGGCGACGTGATGCACTTCCGCTTCAACGTGTAA
- a CDS encoding MFS transporter, with translation MAISNAQTGSVPASATPQSSPLVMRIIGAVALAHLINDLIQSVLPSIYPMLKANYGLTFTQVGLITLTFQLTASLLQPWVGYYTDRHPKPWLLPAGTVCTLIGILMMSVVASFPLILLAAGLIGIGSSTFHPEASRVARLASGGRFGLAQSTFQVGGNAGSAFGPLLAAAIIIPYGQGHVAWFGLFAVFALFVLYRISRWYANHLNLFKLKQGQAATHGLSKGRVTSALVVLGLLVFSKYFYMSSLTSYFTFYLIEKFDLSVASSQLHLFLFLGAVAAGTFFGGPIGDKIGRKAVIWFSILGVAPFTLLLPHVDLFWTSILSVVIGFILASAFSAIVVYAQELVPGNVGMIAGVFFGLMFGFGGIGAALLGHLADIHGIEYVYYLCSFLPLFGVLAIFLPRTRKA, from the coding sequence ATGGCTATCAGCAACGCCCAGACCGGCTCAGTGCCGGCATCCGCAACGCCCCAAAGCAGCCCCCTGGTGATGCGCATCATTGGCGCGGTGGCGCTGGCGCATTTGATCAACGACCTGATCCAGTCGGTGCTGCCGTCGATCTACCCGATGCTCAAGGCCAACTATGGCCTGACCTTCACCCAGGTCGGCCTGATCACCCTGACGTTCCAGTTGACGGCCTCGCTATTGCAGCCGTGGGTGGGTTACTACACCGACCGCCATCCAAAACCGTGGCTCTTGCCGGCGGGTACGGTCTGCACCTTGATCGGGATTTTGATGATGTCGGTGGTCGCCAGCTTCCCGTTGATTCTGCTGGCGGCGGGCCTGATCGGCATCGGCTCTTCGACCTTCCACCCGGAAGCATCCCGCGTGGCGCGCCTGGCTTCGGGCGGGCGCTTCGGGCTGGCGCAGTCGACCTTCCAGGTCGGCGGCAACGCAGGCTCGGCGTTCGGCCCGTTGCTGGCGGCGGCGATCATCATTCCCTACGGACAGGGGCATGTGGCGTGGTTCGGCCTGTTCGCGGTGTTTGCGCTGTTCGTGCTCTATCGGATCAGCCGCTGGTACGCCAACCACTTGAACCTGTTCAAGCTCAAGCAAGGCCAGGCCGCGACTCACGGCCTGTCGAAGGGTCGAGTGACCAGCGCGCTGGTGGTACTCGGGTTGCTGGTGTTCTCCAAGTATTTCTACATGTCGAGCCTCACCAGCTACTTCACCTTCTACCTGATCGAGAAGTTCGACCTGTCGGTGGCCAGTTCGCAGTTGCACCTGTTCCTGTTTCTCGGCGCGGTAGCGGCGGGGACATTCTTCGGCGGACCGATCGGCGACAAGATCGGGCGTAAGGCGGTGATCTGGTTCTCGATCCTCGGCGTTGCGCCGTTCACCTTGTTGCTGCCCCATGTCGACCTGTTCTGGACCAGCATCCTCAGCGTGGTCATCGGCTTCATCCTCGCCTCGGCGTTCTCGGCCATCGTGGTATACGCCCAGGAACTGGTGCCGGGTAATGTCGGGATGATCGCCGGGGTGTTCTTCGGCTTGATGTTTGGTTTTGGCGGGATTGGCGCGGCGTTGCTCGGGCATCTGGCGGACATTCACGGCATCGAATACGTGTACTACCTGTGTTCGTTCCTGCCGTTGTTTGGCGTGTTGGCGATCTTCCTGCCGCGTACCCGGAAGGCGTGA
- a CDS encoding methyl-accepting chemotaxis protein gives MQAFLSPGIGLLGRFGFARKFQLLFLLFILPLAGSLWMIGQDYRDKLNLISGERAGVRQLLALDVLDDLLAAQRDRAARWRATETNRQPTPATLAAMAAFDTVQPAVSQATAELGNALQKEGAEGQTLTRYQSLQTALDGLDSKSLSSVGWWPDGYDRFTNALSALQALREQIAMDNRLTLAPWLETYLLTQISTQHAPDLIERVGRLAAVGQASVVSGQFTLQSRLQLRDLRSRIGDAREQLVKTASLLEARLPSALQTWAGQYHDSLKRLDAGLKVLDDGVFGGSINLKPDDFERSLDALLTELASLRQQSLVSLDQRLDYYHGSAIRQFIVAATVLGCLLLAALYLFICLQASIRRSASGITVLAEALRDGNLSLQVPVQGRDELAVISTALNVAVVQLRTSLQGVDHETLQLSHAVQALNHHSSDALGEVEAQQLQISQIAAAATQLAATSQGVAHSCEQASGSAQHTRRIAADSSRDSQRTTASIQQLNQRLNETAAALGRVSEQGQQIQLVVDTIRGVAEQTNLLALNAAIEAARAGEQGRGFAVVADEVRSLSQRTQSSTAQIAGTVDSLRHTVNEAVNLMQAACSQAENDAQTVTDLGERLGEIASAVQSVTDTLAQIATAVEEQASTADEVSGNIQQVDQAAVRLLEGARAVNQAADTLSHGSKALSDNTGRFRLS, from the coding sequence ATGCAGGCTTTTTTATCACCGGGGATCGGGCTGCTGGGGCGTTTTGGTTTTGCACGCAAATTCCAGTTGTTGTTTCTGCTGTTTATCCTGCCGCTGGCCGGCAGCCTGTGGATGATCGGCCAGGATTATCGCGACAAACTCAACCTGATCTCCGGCGAACGCGCCGGGGTGCGGCAACTGCTGGCGCTTGATGTGCTGGATGACCTGCTCGCCGCCCAGCGTGATCGCGCCGCCCGCTGGCGTGCCACGGAAACCAATCGCCAGCCAACGCCGGCCACCCTCGCCGCGATGGCCGCCTTCGATACGGTGCAGCCAGCCGTCAGCCAGGCCACTGCCGAGCTGGGCAATGCCCTGCAAAAAGAAGGTGCAGAAGGTCAGACGCTGACCCGCTACCAGTCCCTGCAAACCGCCCTCGATGGCCTTGACTCAAAAAGCCTGAGCAGTGTTGGCTGGTGGCCGGATGGCTACGATCGCTTCACCAACGCCTTGAGCGCCCTGCAAGCCTTGCGCGAGCAGATCGCCATGGACAATCGCCTGACGCTGGCGCCGTGGCTTGAGACTTATTTGCTGACGCAGATTTCCACCCAGCATGCGCCCGACCTGATCGAGCGGGTCGGTCGACTGGCGGCGGTAGGCCAGGCATCGGTTGTGTCCGGGCAATTCACCCTGCAAAGCCGCCTGCAACTGCGCGACCTGCGCAGCCGCATTGGCGACGCACGGGAGCAGTTGGTTAAAACCGCGAGCCTGCTCGAAGCACGTTTGCCCAGCGCCCTGCAAACCTGGGCCGGGCAATACCATGACAGCCTCAAGCGCCTCGATGCAGGCCTGAAAGTCCTTGATGACGGTGTATTCGGCGGCAGCATCAACCTCAAGCCGGATGACTTCGAACGCAGTCTCGATGCCCTGCTCACTGAACTCGCCTCGTTGCGCCAGCAGTCGCTGGTGTCGCTGGATCAACGCCTGGATTACTACCACGGCTCGGCGATCCGCCAGTTCATTGTGGCGGCCACCGTGTTGGGTTGCCTGTTACTGGCCGCGCTGTATCTGTTCATCTGCTTGCAGGCTTCGATCCGTCGCAGCGCCAGCGGCATCACAGTACTGGCCGAGGCCTTGCGCGACGGCAATCTGAGCCTGCAAGTGCCGGTTCAAGGCCGGGACGAACTGGCAGTCATCAGCACCGCGCTGAACGTCGCCGTGGTGCAACTGCGCACCAGCCTGCAAGGGGTCGACCACGAAACCCTGCAATTGAGCCACGCAGTGCAAGCCCTCAACCATCATTCCAGCGACGCCCTGGGTGAAGTCGAAGCCCAGCAGTTGCAGATCAGCCAGATTGCCGCGGCGGCGACGCAACTGGCCGCCACCTCACAAGGGGTGGCCCACAGTTGCGAACAGGCCTCTGGCAGCGCCCAGCACACCCGGCGCATTGCCGCCGACAGCAGCCGTGACAGCCAACGCACCACCGCGAGTATCCAGCAACTCAATCAACGCCTGAACGAGACCGCTGCGGCGCTGGGCCGGGTCAGCGAGCAGGGACAGCAGATTCAGCTGGTGGTCGACACCATTCGCGGCGTCGCCGAGCAGACCAACCTGTTGGCCCTCAACGCCGCCATCGAGGCGGCGCGGGCGGGCGAGCAAGGGCGTGGCTTCGCGGTGGTGGCCGATGAAGTACGCAGCCTGTCACAACGCACGCAATCGTCGACCGCACAGATAGCCGGTACGGTCGACAGCCTGCGTCACACCGTGAACGAGGCCGTCAACCTGATGCAAGCCGCGTGCTCTCAGGCAGAGAATGATGCACAAACGGTCACCGACCTCGGTGAACGACTCGGGGAAATCGCCAGTGCCGTGCAGAGCGTCACCGATACCCTGGCGCAGATCGCCACGGCGGTTGAAGAACAGGCCAGTACCGCCGACGAGGTCAGCGGCAATATCCAGCAGGTCGATCAAGCGGCGGTGCGTTTGCTCGAAGGGGCGCGCGCGGTGAATCAGGCAGCGGACACCTTGAGCCACGGCAGCAAGGCCCTCAGCGACAACACTGGACGCTTCCGTTTGAGTTGA
- a CDS encoding LysR substrate-binding domain-containing protein, with protein sequence MPDHRLPPLNAVRAFDAAARLGSYVEASKALHVTQPAIGRHVKLLEDWLGIQLFERTSRGVNLTLAGEKYHRKISAALQLIIEAGKEAQPKHAERWLRIMVVPGFAKRWLMPRIEAMRHLRPGLKFAIEPNSTFTEVDGKSADLGIVYGVDGQYAHSRTSLICPRVFPICSPDYLASVAPIDSPADLVKHNLIHVDDGEWWNLWFAANDLDIHLNSDMLYVNNDHALSVAESGQGIALANEVLVREELHSGKLVRVVDAQVKLESYRVLTPSAELSADVAWFIDWLKTELEQDFPEAVIRA encoded by the coding sequence ATGCCCGACCACCGTTTGCCGCCGCTCAACGCGGTGCGTGCCTTTGATGCCGCAGCCCGGTTGGGCAGCTATGTCGAAGCCTCCAAAGCCCTGCACGTGACCCAGCCGGCCATCGGCCGTCATGTGAAGTTGCTGGAAGACTGGCTGGGCATCCAACTGTTCGAGCGCACCTCTCGCGGGGTCAACCTGACGCTGGCGGGGGAGAAGTACCACCGCAAGATCAGCGCCGCCTTGCAACTGATCATCGAGGCCGGAAAAGAGGCGCAGCCCAAACACGCCGAGCGCTGGTTGCGCATCATGGTGGTGCCGGGGTTCGCCAAGCGCTGGCTGATGCCGCGCATCGAGGCCATGCGCCATCTGCGCCCGGGTTTGAAATTCGCCATCGAACCCAACTCCACCTTCACCGAAGTCGACGGTAAAAGCGCTGACCTCGGCATCGTCTACGGGGTGGATGGCCAATATGCCCACTCGCGCACCAGCCTGATTTGCCCTCGGGTGTTTCCGATCTGCTCCCCCGACTACCTGGCCAGTGTCGCGCCCATCGACAGCCCGGCGGACCTGGTGAAGCACAACCTGATCCACGTCGATGACGGCGAATGGTGGAACCTGTGGTTCGCCGCCAACGACCTCGACATCCACCTCAATTCGGACATGCTCTACGTCAACAATGACCATGCATTGTCGGTGGCCGAGAGCGGGCAGGGCATCGCACTGGCCAACGAAGTGCTGGTGCGCGAAGAACTCCATAGCGGCAAGCTGGTGCGGGTGGTGGACGCGCAGGTGAAGCTGGAAAGCTATCGGGTGCTGACGCCGTCCGCCGAGCTCTCGGCGGACGTGGCGTGGTTTATCGACTGGCTCAAGACCGAGCTGGAGCAGGACTTCCCGGAGGCGGTGATCCGCGCCTGA
- a CDS encoding ABC transporter ATP-binding protein, with protein MNALHSLQTLAVSIRSVRKVYGDPKTGPVALKSIDLDIRDNEFFTLLGPSGCGKTTLLRMIAGFEFPTEGEILLYGENIADRPPFQRPVNTVFQHYALFPHMTIAENLAFGLESHPMGKVLNKTQMAERVREMLALVQMERFANRKPAQLSGGQQQRVALARALAPHPKVLLLDEPLSALDLKLRQAMREELKTIQARTGITFIFVTHDQEEALTMSDRIAVLSEGEVQQVGRPEDIYERPRNRFVADFIGETNFIEGTVTRVEDGLAWFAGPAGHPLPAQPCSDVRVGASVALSVRPERLHLVPATTENALPCRIEAQIYLGTDLQYQVSLSDGSRLTVRTPNCVDQSKRFAVGSEAGLLFDQGSASVLHD; from the coding sequence ATGAATGCCCTGCATTCGCTGCAAACGCTGGCGGTGTCCATCCGCTCAGTGCGCAAGGTCTACGGTGATCCAAAGACTGGCCCGGTGGCGCTGAAAAGCATCGACCTGGACATTCGTGACAACGAGTTCTTCACCCTTCTCGGCCCTTCGGGCTGTGGCAAAACCACGCTCCTGCGGATGATCGCCGGGTTCGAATTCCCTACCGAAGGCGAAATTCTGCTCTACGGCGAAAACATCGCCGACCGCCCGCCCTTCCAGCGCCCGGTCAACACGGTGTTCCAGCATTACGCACTGTTCCCGCACATGACCATCGCCGAGAACCTGGCCTTCGGTCTTGAGTCCCACCCGATGGGCAAAGTCCTGAACAAAACGCAGATGGCCGAACGGGTGCGCGAGATGCTCGCCCTGGTACAGATGGAGCGTTTCGCCAATCGCAAGCCGGCGCAACTGTCCGGCGGTCAGCAACAGCGCGTCGCCCTCGCTCGCGCACTGGCGCCGCACCCCAAAGTCTTGCTGCTCGACGAACCGCTTTCGGCGCTGGACCTCAAGCTGCGCCAGGCCATGCGCGAAGAGCTGAAAACCATTCAGGCGCGCACCGGCATCACCTTCATCTTTGTCACCCACGACCAGGAAGAAGCGCTGACCATGTCCGATCGCATCGCCGTGTTGTCCGAAGGCGAAGTGCAGCAGGTCGGCCGCCCGGAAGACATCTACGAGCGCCCGCGCAATCGCTTTGTCGCGGACTTCATCGGCGAAACCAACTTCATCGAAGGCACGGTCACCCGCGTCGAAGACGGCCTGGCCTGGTTCGCCGGCCCAGCGGGACATCCGCTGCCTGCGCAGCCGTGCAGCGATGTGCGGGTCGGTGCCAGCGTTGCGTTGTCGGTGCGCCCCGAGCGTTTGCATCTGGTGCCAGCCACCACTGAAAACGCTCTGCCGTGCCGCATAGAAGCGCAGATCTACCTCGGCACCGACCTGCAATACCAGGTCAGCCTGAGCGACGGTTCGCGCCTCACCGTACGCACCCCCAACTGCGTCGACCAGAGCAAGCGTTTCGCCGTCGGCAGCGAGGCCGGTCTGCTGTTCGACCAGGGCAGCGCCAGCGTCCTGCACGATTGA
- a CDS encoding ABC transporter permease: MHALPIANTLERRRAFQSFLGVSPALIAIGLFLIVPILIVIGYSLMEANPYGGVNKVFSTDAYTSLLFERQLDDSLAFADSYLIIALRSIGIAGLTTVITLLIGFPVAVWLAMQPAHRRGLLIFLITVPFWANLLIRTYAWILLLRNTGVINNSLMGLGVIDQPLQLLYTDGAVLLGLVYTYAPFVVLPIYATLEKMDIRLLEAAQDLYAGRVRTLRKVVLPIAKPGILAGAILTFVPCLGAMIAPELLGGGTRMMLGNLIFRQFSDARNWPFGAALSLVLMAAVMLVLTVYALRAERQRIAKGGA; this comes from the coding sequence ATGCACGCTTTACCGATTGCCAACACGCTGGAACGTCGGCGGGCCTTCCAGAGCTTTCTCGGAGTCAGCCCGGCGCTGATCGCCATCGGCCTGTTCCTGATCGTGCCGATCCTGATCGTCATCGGCTACTCGCTGATGGAAGCCAACCCCTACGGCGGGGTGAACAAGGTCTTCAGCACTGACGCCTACACCTCGCTGCTGTTCGAGCGGCAACTGGACGACAGCCTGGCCTTCGCCGACTCCTACCTGATCATCGCCCTGCGCTCGATCGGCATCGCCGGGTTGACCACGGTCATCACCCTGCTGATCGGATTTCCGGTGGCGGTGTGGCTGGCGATGCAACCGGCCCATCGTCGCGGCTTGCTGATTTTCCTGATCACCGTGCCGTTCTGGGCCAACCTGTTGATCCGCACCTATGCGTGGATTCTGCTGCTGCGCAACACCGGGGTGATCAACAACAGCCTCATGGGCCTCGGGGTCATCGACCAGCCGCTGCAACTGCTCTACACCGACGGCGCGGTGCTGCTGGGGCTGGTCTACACCTACGCGCCCTTCGTCGTGCTGCCGATCTACGCCACCCTGGAGAAGATGGACATCCGCCTGCTCGAGGCCGCTCAGGATCTCTACGCCGGGCGCGTGCGCACCTTGCGCAAGGTGGTATTGCCGATCGCCAAGCCGGGAATTCTTGCCGGCGCCATCCTAACTTTCGTGCCTTGCCTGGGCGCGATGATCGCTCCGGAACTGCTCGGCGGCGGCACGCGGATGATGCTCGGCAACCTGATCTTCCGGCAGTTCAGCGATGCGCGTAACTGGCCATTCGGCGCGGCCCTGTCGTTGGTGCTGATGGCTGCAGTGATGTTGGTACTGACGGTTTATGCCTTGCGTGCCGAACGCCAGCGCATCGCCAAAGGAGGTGCGTGA
- a CDS encoding ABC transporter permease, whose protein sequence is MISLFKRNTLGVQDFSGFGGFSFLFYLYLYAPIVVLVVFSFNANQSATVWTGFSLDWYRAAFANQALRQAAGNSLLIAVCASMVATAIATLAALGTSRGAKFKGLQLSMGAIMLPLVLPEIVVGVATLALFSTIGLSLGYGNLIIAHTVFCIPFAFLPIRARLNDMDLSLEQASADLYAGPWRTFRKVTLPLLMPGIFSGLMLAFIVSLDNFVISMMVSQAGTTTLPIFIFGLLRMGVTPDVNAVSTLILGVSVLFVTLSWLLGKKKS, encoded by the coding sequence ATGATCAGCCTGTTCAAACGCAACACGCTGGGCGTGCAGGATTTCTCCGGCTTCGGCGGCTTCAGTTTCCTGTTCTACCTGTACCTCTACGCGCCCATCGTGGTGCTGGTGGTGTTCTCGTTCAACGCCAACCAGTCGGCTACGGTGTGGACCGGTTTCAGCCTCGACTGGTATCGCGCGGCCTTCGCCAACCAGGCGTTGCGTCAGGCGGCCGGCAACAGCCTGTTGATCGCGGTATGCGCCAGCATGGTCGCCACGGCCATCGCCACCCTCGCCGCCCTCGGCACTTCACGGGGTGCGAAGTTCAAGGGCCTGCAATTGTCCATGGGCGCGATCATGTTGCCCCTGGTGCTGCCGGAAATCGTGGTCGGCGTCGCCACCCTCGCGCTGTTCTCCACCATCGGCCTGTCCCTGGGCTACGGCAACCTGATCATCGCCCATACGGTGTTCTGTATTCCGTTTGCCTTTCTGCCGATACGGGCACGCCTGAACGACATGGACCTGTCCCTGGAACAAGCCTCGGCCGACCTCTATGCCGGCCCGTGGCGGACCTTCCGCAAGGTCACCCTGCCGCTGCTGATGCCGGGGATTTTCTCCGGGCTGATGCTGGCCTTCATCGTGTCGCTGGATAACTTCGTGATCTCGATGATGGTCTCCCAGGCCGGCACCACCACCTTGCCGATCTTCATCTTCGGCCTGTTGCGCATGGGCGTGACACCCGACGTCAACGCCGTCTCGACCCTGATCCTGGGCGTCTCGGTGCTGTTCGTGACCCTTTCCTGGCTGCTGGGCAAAAAGAAATCCTGA